AGCAGGAACATTCTggcctctgttttgtttgagaTATCAGGTGAGATATCAGGTGAGACCGACCTGGTAGAGGATGCGTAGTTTCTGTCTGGGCTCTGCTGAGATTTGTTCTCTTCTGGTTTGGACGTCAGTGTTGATGGATTctttcagagctgcagcacaaagGAGAAATCCAGGATCACCACCACCGCCCAGCTAATAAGACACAGACCGAACCAGATGTTTGTTCTACTATTTAAATGTACATGTTTCCGTGTTGTGCTCACCCAGGGTTTGCGTGGCTCTCAGGGTGCTGGGTCTGGTGTCCTGGTTGGTCTCAGAGTTGCGGGTGGCCAGAGGTTTAGCCACAGGCGCGGTGGAGCGATCCGACGAGTCACTGGTCCAGCGCAGGGTGAACTGCAGGGTGGGGCCCTGGGAGAAACTCTCAAACGGAGGCAGGCGCTGCACAAAAAACAGAGCAGGCAGGTTCAAGATAAACATTAGGTTCAGTTATTAGAAACATGACCAGTAACCAGATTAACTTTCTTTTAGAGGCgtcctctgtcacacacaccccTACCTTTCCGTCCAGGATGGTCTCCCAGGTTGCCCTCTTCTTATTGACAGGACACTCCTCCATCTCTTGCATAGACACCTCATACTCTCCATCTAACAACTGCAGAcgtctgcacacaaacacacatcattttCTCACTTCATGTTTCTGCTACAGAGAATGTaactgtgttttcctgtgcGTCTGAGGAGTTTGTGCGTgtcagattgtgtgtgtttgtgtgtgagcttcaCCTGTTTTTATCAAAGACAGTCATCTGAGCCACAAATGTggtttctccctcctccctgagAGAggagctcctcctcttcctgtttacCACTTCCTCTGTAAAgtctgaaacagacacacaatgacatcttcctcttctccacGACACAAAGACTGAAGACAATAGTTTAAAAACCCGATCGGTGTGACTGTGTCAGCGATGGCTGCAAAGAGCccaaacatcagcatgtgtATCAGAATCAGGCTGATTtcactcagtgtttttacaggatCATCCATCACCCaagtcaaactttttcttttttgcgaTGTCACTGTTTTATGACAGTGTGACCCACTGTAATGAATCCATACTGAAATAAACCAGAATGATCTTTAAAAATACACGATCAGAGATCAGtgattgtctgtgtgtctctgttttttctctgctgacCTCTGTTGTGGTGACTCTCTCCGTTGGAGAGGCCGTTGATCTGTGCTCGGGGGGATCCAGGCCGCGATACCCTGAAGAGTAACGAGTAAGACTTGACCATGTGAGAGTTGCTGGGTTCAAACTCGCTGCTGGGGACCAGCAGGGAGGGGAAGGAGCCCGGCTTGGCCTGGACTCCAGCACTCGTGTCTGGGTTCAGTGGAACCTGCTTCTTCCCTGTAGGGACCTGCTTCACTGGACAGCTTACATCctggacaggagaggagaggaaatgtcAGCGCATTTCACTGGTACCTGGAAATGATATGAAAGTAAAAGACGCCCGTCCTGTGATGAAGAACCACATGATcatcacacacaccttcctcttCTTGTGGCAGACTTTGACCAGCAGCACCTCCAGAGACACAGAGTTCTGCTCATTCTCACAGTCCTGAGACGGCTTCCCTGAAAACACAACGCCAGGACAAACGACTTCCTGTTAGTCACAATGAATCGGAGGAAAGACTTTATCTAAAAAAGCCAAAGGACGGACGCTGAGAAGGACAAACTTACCAGCTTTATGGAAGAAACCAGTAAAGGTGAGCTGCAGATTCGAGGCCAGActgtggaaaaacagaagaaagtcaCACAGGTGATGTTTGGTCAGCATGACACAGATcagaaactggtttattaatCTGTCTTCATTACAGGTGTATTACTTTGATGTTCTTCTGCAGTTTTTTGAAACCCAGGAATAAACAGAACATCAGATTTAAACGGCAGAAAACACCGACTGAAACAGCTCAAATGTCAAAACCTTTTCAAACTCCTGCATCTGTACCAAAAactcagcagctctgctttgGATCGTGGCCTCGCTGCCACATTTTCTGAAATCTGCTGAACAAACATTCAGGGCTTCTTATGGAGCTTTATTATGCCGAGGAAGAAAATCATCatcgccatcatcatcatcatcatcatcaacaacaacaacaacacagatcCACGTCAGTGGGTCGGGGATGACTGGGTGTTTACCTGTGAGTCTCCTGTTCACCCCTCATCTTTTCCACTTTGAACAGCAGATTGTCAACCTTGGAGCTTTTCCTGTAcaagcagacaaacagcagcagttagCAGCCATGCACCCACTAATCCCTCACTGACCCACAGACAGTAAACCAGCATCACACAGGGAGAGGCCTATCCAGTGACGGGTCACAGCTCTTCTGGAGACACATTCTCCTCCACTCACCAACATCGTGCATCATAACTTTTTCCTCCAAACAAGtcattttggaaaaaacaagacatttaacgACTTCGCCTCCAGGAAACtgtgaagagttttttttccgTTTTCTAATGAAGATTAACTGATAAGAAAAATAATGGTTAGCTGCAGCTCTACATGAAAAGCATTAAATACTATATATCATACCATATTGTTTGAAACTTGTATGATTTTATTCTAATAAACTTCAAAAACAATAACCTGTAAAACAAAGCAGACAGTGAAATGTTGTGAGGCGTTTAGGTACCTGACACATGTATATGTCTACATACATACAGGACATGCAGCAATCTAAACCTGTCTGTGCACTTGATTCTGTATCAGCTCTTTACCCTTTTGATCACACTTTTCCTGATTTCTGTTTTCCGTGTGAATATATCAGTGTCACGTGCTGAATGTTTGTCACTGAAGAAACGTCTGCTCGATACAAAGCGGGAACAGCCGAGCAGCCCGCTGAGGCTGACTTTGATTACCGTTGTTTTTAAGTGCCGCCAGAGACGGTACAGAACATGTGCCATGTGGATCCGACCATGACAAGCCATGGCATCTGGGTTTATTTGTCCGTGCTGTTTAAGACGTTGTTGCTagctgtgacattttgtttaCACACCACACAAGCTGATAATCCAAGTTGGTAAAAGCTCCATGTGCGGTTTTGTGTGCCGAACTGAAGTTAAACAAAAAGCACACCCACCTGGCTCATATTGCACCCATTAGTGTACAGACTTTGGTGACCCCACATAAATCCAGGCTCTGTCGAGCATCAACCTGAGGAGAAGCCTAATGAGGCAGAGTAACTAAGAACACCTGGGAAGCTGCTCAGAGCTTTGCAGAATGCAGGAAACCAGCCTCAGATCTTTAGGCTGAATTCAGACAGACATTAAAgaggccttaaaaaaaaaactaaaaaagctgcttcattcattttaatgaaaaacaaaacacaaaaacactgcttttaCTCCGACACAACAACATCCACCAACACACCTCATCAACCAAAAATGTGCAGCATCTCATTCCTGGTACATTACTCACCAACATGTCTCCAGGAGGAAATGATTTTTACTGTACGAGGGTTTCTGCAGGGTTCACCAAGTTAAATTCAAGACTtgagacatttttcattttcagtacCTGTTTCACTATCACATCTGTTAACAtatgaaaaacatgattttctgatttttatgCTCTTAGTGAGTAATTCTACTTATCAAATGCATGAATTTactatttatatttacattttgtctGCATTTCCAAGGAATATATAACATCAAGTCAAGTAAACCCTAAACACAACCTGGCTCTGGATAAGAACGAATCAATGGATGGATTAACcaattaaaatttatttaacATCCACATTTTTACGTATGGAAGCATTTTactttacatacatacatacgtgAAAAAGATTGGAGCGCAGGTTGGATAGGAAATGGACTCATTTTGAAAAAAGCACTTTCAAAAAGGCCATACATGAGAAAACCTTTGTACTGCTCAGAAAGTTTGATTGTACAGATCAAACTTAGGTCGCAGACTTTTATAAAGAGACTGAAAACTTGGCTGGACACACATTATACACCCACCACAGCAAAGAATGCTTTGAACCACCACTAAACCAGTTCGAATTTTTAGTTTCTGATCAAATACGTATAGAAGATTAATGACTTTTAGTCTCGCTCATGAAACCCTCTGCCTTTCTGTTCTGTACTTCATGTTTTTCAGGTATTCGTGCTTTGTGAACAGTTAATAAGTGCAGAGGCCCTGTGTGGAGCTTATTCATCTCAGATCACAAGCTGCGTTTCATGTGACTGAAGCATGCACGAGTGCAGCACAAAATGAAACTGAGCCGAGCAGCAGACACGTCACCTGGTTCACTACCTCCACTAACACAACCTATCGGCTGCCATTTTTAATCCCCAACCACGTCCAGAGCAATGAGCAGAAATTACTGCACCACAAAGAGTTCCAGTCTGATGGGTGCATTTCTAAAATAGGACTGAAAAACAGAGCGCTAAACCTGACATGTTGATGATTACACTGTGGTGTTTCAGATACAGATAATGATGATCAAGAAtagaatgaataaaaatgataaatctTCCATCATATTTatgtctttttcagtttttaatttatgttaaaacttaggaaacaaaaagataataataatacactaATGATGATAATAAGGAAATGTTTCTTAAAAGTTAACTTGTTAATATAATCTTTAAAATATTACATAAGCACCTGcagtgtaaaagaaaacaggagcTGTTACAGATTCATAAACtcagttaaacaaaaaaaaaaaatctacatttgaaaaacttttattttgcatATAAAGATCTTGCTGGAAGACACAAAGAACAAACACCTGCTGCCAGCTTGTGTGTTCATACTGGAAGTTATCAGCTGGTAAACATGATTAGAAATCTACGTGATGCCTGAGCTTTGGTACCAATTCTAAGACTGAAATTACTGAATTCCAATATCCTACTTTTATGCCAAGTTATTACATGTTTCTACAAAAGTCAAAGTCAtaacacaaacaggaacactGCCTTAACAGACAAAAAGGTTCATTAACAAGTCAAAGACAGTTTGGTCCACTGTTAGTTTGTGCCATTTGTGATTATGCAGCTCAAGCTTTTTAACACAGTTCTTCAACCTAACATCCACGTGACGATGACAGAGAAAGCCCTCTGCATTTCAACACGCCCCTTTAGTGCACACTGAACCACAAGCAGTCCCATGTGTATCAGAGggatcttttttttgtgaagcgTCTGTATGCAAAGCAGCCTAACTGAAAacctctctgctgtctcagcCTTAACTGATCCAGCCTGCCCCCACCTACAGCAGCCAACACGTCAGTTAACTTTCACTCATGATAACAGTTGATCTGCTTCCCAAGAGAAAAACTATTTAGCACCACTTTTCAATCCAACATACATTTATGAAACTTAAAACTGAAAGAAACTAAACCATAAAGAGACACAAGCAGCAAGATAACCCAGAACACAGGTTCTAAGCCTACAGGTTTTCAATGAACTACATCACAGAAACTGTGAAGCATGGGAAAGCCATTATCAATGCACACAAGCAacgcaattttttttttttttttttaccttttgacGTTATTCCTTGAGTTTCTGTGGGACATGTAGGTGAGTGTCCTGTGCAAGAATATGGGCTGAAATGTAACaggaaagataaaaaaacaagactgttACGATTGTGCTTCAACATACAGGTACAGAAATGTTTCCTCTTATCTCAAAGGTTAATCATGTGTTTCAAGAAAAGGCAACACTCACAGCGATCAAGTTCCTTGTGCGGAGGAACCTGTAGATTTGGGTTGGTTCtgcaaataaatacagttaCAGCATCAGTACATGACtgcacattattattaatagttTAAAGTGACAATTTTCAATCTTAAAGAAGCACTAAGCCAAGCAAATAACACAAGGACCTCAGTGGGCTTAGTGCTGACACAATCATCCATTTGATGAATGAAAACTTAAGTTAATCATGCAAGTCATTTATTAAGTTAACataccaaacatttgctgcttaaatcttctcaaatgtgaggattcacctgcttttctctgcttcataTTTCAATTTTTCCCCTTAGACAAAAATCTGAAGGCAATACTTTGGGGTCAGGTAACTTTGACTTTGTCTATTTAAGCAtttttgtaaagtaaaaaaaatattaaaaatttaACTGGttgatttacagaaaataatCCTGTGTCACAGAACACAGGATTATTTTAGGAGCAGTGTTTAGGAGGCAGTTAAACATGAGGCTAAACACCAGCAACGGATAGATTAGGGTGATTTAATAATCTGCATGTGTCCCAAAACCTTTTAATTTCGTAACCACAACTAGACAGCCTTGCGGCTGCAAGTTATAGGGCAAAAGTGTAAAGTATGACAGCACTACAACACGTATAATTAGGAGAAATGGACTAAATCATGGCTGAAATCAGAGTGTACAGTATTAACCAGGATATGGCTCGTCGATGGTAATTTTAAGTTATAAAATGATCTGTTCCTCCAGCTATGCAGCCCCTCATCTTCCACCTTCCACACGGCCACTGTTAAGGTTCCTGTGACCTTAAATTAAACTCTAACActgatatgtttttaatgtgcgACTGGATGACAGCAACTCACTCTCGAAGGCCTGCAGGAACAACTCGTGGTCGGCTTGAATGAGTTGCATGTTGGGCTTCTtggctgcagccacagcagaggacGACTGGTAGAACCCGTTGGCTTTTCCTCCGGGACCAAAACCCACAGGGTGGCTTCCACCTGAGGAGCTCTGCTTATGTGGAGCcattgccaaaacaaacaaaaaatggcCAAAGAAACTTTCCCAAAAcctgatgttaaaaaaaaaacaatagaaagaAATGCAAGTCCTCTTCctttgtcaaaacaaaagagCAGCGTTGGCAGACAACCAGCCGATTAGGAGAAACTGTGTTGAGTTCTCATTTTAAAAGCGGATTATGGAAGCTTCACTCTTTTATATTTGACATTAGTGAAGCTAAAATCTAACGTTTTTGTTTAGGTACCGGTTTAACAGTTACAGAGGTCTGTGGACAGGCTTGAAATGCGCGAAACAAGAGAGCAGCAAGCTGACGCGGCTTGCTAGCTAACTGGCTAACTTCCTTAGCCAGCTAGCAACAACCCCAGGCTAACTGACTAGCATTGTCCGGCGCTCTGACTTCACCGATTAAGAAGTAGAAAGCTCCTGCTAACGAACAGCTGATTAAATACAGAAATGGGCCGTGTTTTCAGAGGTTTAGATGCCATAATTTTACCCAAATTCACATTACTTCTCGCCTAGCGCCTGTCGGCAAGTTGGATTAGCGGTACTGCAAAGTAGCACAAAATAACCCAAACGCTATCCGCTTAgtattttctaaataaattcTCATTGAAATACGTAATTGACAAATACGTGTCCCACTTAGTTTTTTTCGTAATAAATATATCACTGTGGCTCTAAGAACCACATCTCCATGGAAATATCTGTACATCAAGCACCTGATTTCTGAAATAGTAATCTTATTTAGTTGtgcgcttttattttgaagacaaTTGCCCGTCTTCTTTAGTCCAAGCGACAACTTGACAAACGTAGGTCGAAGCTTCTACTGTGACTTGGGTTGAAAGATCCCGCCTTCTAAGCACTCAACCCAATCAGCGTGCTTGTTTGTGAAAACCTGAACTCTGATTGGTGGGAGGTCTCAGAGGCACATTTGCCGCCTGCAGCATGGCGAGCCAGGTCTAAATAAGgtcagagacacaaaatgttgctgacattaaataaatatcagCTTTGGACTGTAACTAAGAGCTATACATAAGTACAATTTTGACATACTTCTATTTGAGTATTTTGATGCTACTTTATACGCATACTTCAAAGCATTTCAGAGATAACTGTTAGAGTTCGGGTTAATTTTTAATAACTATTTCCTTTCAAGAAAGCCATGATATGCTTATATGATGCAGTACTATTCTAGTAATATATCCAGCAGCAAGGGGTGGTACTCAATAAGCCTGGAAATTGACTAAAAGCCTGGAGTTTGATTTTTATCTTCAATTTTGATGTATTTCACCATTAACAAGTATTGtagtttaattattttattttatttatgtattatgtatttatgAACCTCAGAGGCCCTGAGAAAAACCAAATCATCTAATGACAAAATTTTGTGAACACCACATAGTCAGTTTTATCGTGTAGTGAAAGTATTATATgatacatttgtaaatgttcGGTGTTTTGCAAGAATGACCTTTCAAGCATGGTCAGTTTACTTTAGTGTTTTCAACAGTTTTGCTGTTGTAAGCAATGCAAATAAAGCTTCAGCAGGATCAGACTAACTTAGACTAACCTAAGTATTATTGGGTATCACAACCTTGCGTGAAACCCAGTCAGTTTGTTTTCACAAtataaatgtttgatttttatcatGAATCTGAATTATTGATTATTGCTTAAGCACTGAAACAGTCCAGttctttgttgaaaaaaaaacaacaaacaaacactgaggaaaCTGAGGCAGCCTGTTCGGTCAGGAAAGCTGTTACATGGCAATAATTTCTCCAGAGGTGGTTGAAAATGAGCTGCATTGCCTGCACATGGCAAAACCACTGACCCCAAACATAATGAGGCTGAAAATAGCTCATGAGCACACAGTAgctgaactcacacactggtgaTATGTTTCCACTGTGTTACTAAGCTGCAGCAATAACTAACCAGTCAACAGAGTCCACAGAAATCACTGTCGGCCTCCAATCGGTTCAGACTTATACGGGAGGAACCTATAGATTAGCCTTTCATCACAGCCTATCTtctgatgtgaaaaatgtgttttttgtattttacc
The window above is part of the Toxotes jaculatrix isolate fToxJac2 chromosome 18, fToxJac2.pri, whole genome shotgun sequence genome. Proteins encoded here:
- the LOC121198736 gene encoding polycomb protein suz12-B-like, which encodes MAPHKQSSSGGSHPVGFGPGGKANGFYQSSSAVAAAKKPNMQLIQADHELFLQAFEKPTQIYRFLRTRNLIAPIFLHRTLTYMSHRNSRNNVKRKSSKVDNLLFKVEKMRGEQETHSLASNLQLTFTGFFHKAGKPSQDCENEQNSVSLEVLLVKVCHKKRKDVSCPVKQVPTGKKQVPLNPDTSAGVQAKPGSFPSLLVPSSEFEPSNSHMVKSYSLLFRVSRPGSPRAQINGLSNGESHHNRDFTEEVVNRKRRSSSLREEGETTFVAQMTVFDKNRRLQLLDGEYEVSMQEMEECPVNKKRATWETILDGKRLPPFESFSQGPTLQFTLRWTSDSSDRSTAPVAKPLATRNSETNQDTRPSTLRATQTLALKESINTDVQTRREQISAEPRQKLRILYQFQYNNNTRQQTEARDDLHCPWCTLNCRKLYSLLKHLKLSHSRFIFNYVPHPKGAKIEVSINECYDGSYAGNPQDIHSQPGFAFSRNGPVKRTAVTHVLVCRPKRTKPSLSEFLESEDGDREQQRTYISGHNRLYFHSDSCVPLRPQEMEVDSEDERDPDWLKEKTIKQIEEFTDVNEGEKEIMKLWNLHAMKHGFIADNQMNEACLLFAEQHGAHIVKHNLCRNFLLHLISMHDFNLVSTLTIDQAMARLRLIQSQAAQRDREREEEEEEDWETAVESQPELEPDPDPDPSEYKPCSDKTSNGCVENGNQREEERGGAATQRILSKQKLCGSASVLN